In one Candidatus Paceibacterota bacterium genomic region, the following are encoded:
- a CDS encoding hybrid sensor histidine kinase/response regulator has product MKRILVIDDDESLRDMVRAALDQKGFEVLEADSGVAGIEKARKELPDLILCDVQMQHMDGYLTLSVLRNEPTTAAIPVILMTGQPDHSGMRHSMELGADDYLPKPFTLDSLYAAVNTRLKKAQVLRQEAEKQLADLRDNISLMLPHELRTPLNGILAYGELLAVEAGRLPASEVAEMGQVIHDSGKRLERLVENFLIYAQIELLGADAQKVTALRQKETRSPAKLVEEHARDQAYAASRSDDLVLDLADVPVPISADYLAKIVDELVQNAFKFSERGRQVTVTLSESSNSVVLSVSDRGRGFSTEHITKVGAFMQFDRKVLEQQGLGLGLVIAKRLSELHGGALSIQSERGATTTVTVRLPKAPAS; this is encoded by the coding sequence ATGAAACGAATCCTGGTCATAGATGACGATGAAAGCCTGCGCGACATGGTGCGCGCGGCGCTGGATCAGAAAGGCTTTGAGGTGCTCGAAGCCGACAGCGGCGTGGCCGGTATCGAGAAGGCACGCAAGGAATTGCCCGATCTCATTCTGTGCGACGTGCAGATGCAACACATGGACGGCTATCTCACGCTGTCGGTGCTGCGCAACGAGCCCACCACCGCTGCAATTCCGGTCATTCTCATGACTGGCCAGCCGGACCATTCCGGCATGCGACACAGCATGGAGTTAGGCGCGGATGATTACCTGCCCAAACCGTTCACGCTGGACAGTCTTTACGCAGCGGTGAACACGCGTCTCAAGAAGGCCCAGGTGCTGCGCCAGGAAGCGGAGAAGCAACTGGCCGATTTGCGCGATAATATCAGCCTGATGCTGCCGCACGAGCTGCGCACTCCCCTCAATGGCATCCTTGCTTATGGGGAGTTGCTTGCCGTCGAGGCCGGCAGATTGCCGGCGAGCGAAGTCGCCGAGATGGGACAGGTCATCCATGATTCCGGCAAACGGCTGGAGCGGCTGGTGGAGAACTTCCTGATCTATGCCCAGATTGAATTGCTGGGCGCCGACGCGCAAAAGGTCACGGCCCTCCGTCAGAAGGAGACGCGCTCACCCGCCAAGCTGGTTGAGGAGCATGCCCGGGACCAGGCGTACGCGGCCAGCCGGTCAGATGACCTGGTTCTGGACCTGGCTGACGTGCCGGTGCCGATCTCCGCGGACTACCTGGCCAAGATTGTGGATGAGCTGGTTCAAAATGCGTTCAAGTTCTCCGAACGCGGCCGACAGGTAACCGTGACGCTCTCCGAGTCGTCCAATAGCGTAGTCCTCTCGGTTAGCGATCGCGGGCGCGGTTTCTCAACTGAACACATCACCAAGGTGGGCGCGTTCATGCAGTTCGACCGGAAAGTCCTGGAGCAACAGGGGCTGGGCCTGGGCCTGGTTATTGCCAAGCGCCTGAGCGAGCTGCACGGGGGCGCGCTGTCAATCCAAAGCGAGCGGGGCGCCACGACCACTGTGACGGTGAGATTGCCGAAGGCGCCCGCGAGTTAA
- the sucD gene encoding succinate--CoA ligase subunit alpha, with amino-acid sequence MSILVTPNTRVLVQGITGSFGARHTQLSLEYGTQIVAGVTPGKGGQMFDPKVPIFDTVAEAMQETGATASAVFVPPAYAADAILEGVDAGLDLVVCITEGIPINDMVKVKRAMAGRKTRLIGPNCPGIVTPGAGEDSRGGCRIGIAPGYIHKQGHIGVVSRSGTLTYEAVWQLTCRGAGQSTAVGIGGDPVNGLTHLDVIKLFEADPETHGIIMIGEIGGSAEEEAADWIRRNARKPVAGFIAGATAPPGRRMGHAGAIVSGGKGTAAAKIAAFKAAGIGVAPTPSDMADTLLKMM; translated from the coding sequence ATGTCTATTCTTGTGACTCCCAACACCAGGGTTCTTGTCCAGGGCATCACCGGCAGTTTCGGCGCCCGGCACACACAGCTCAGCCTCGAATATGGCACGCAAATCGTCGCCGGCGTGACGCCTGGCAAGGGCGGCCAGATGTTCGACCCTAAAGTCCCGATCTTCGACACCGTGGCCGAGGCCATGCAAGAGACCGGGGCAACGGCTTCCGCCGTTTTCGTGCCCCCGGCCTATGCCGCCGACGCCATTCTTGAAGGCGTGGACGCTGGTTTGGACTTAGTCGTCTGCATTACTGAAGGCATCCCCATCAACGACATGGTGAAAGTGAAGCGGGCTATGGCAGGCAGGAAGACCCGATTAATCGGCCCGAACTGCCCAGGCATCGTCACGCCCGGTGCCGGCGAGGATTCGCGCGGCGGCTGCCGTATCGGCATTGCCCCCGGCTATATTCACAAGCAAGGCCACATCGGCGTCGTCTCGCGCAGCGGCACGTTGACTTACGAGGCTGTCTGGCAGCTCACCTGCCGCGGCGCCGGACAATCCACCGCCGTCGGCATCGGCGGCGACCCCGTCAACGGCTTGACGCACCTGGACGTCATTAAGCTGTTCGAGGCCGACCCGGAGACGCATGGCATCATCATGATCGGAGAAATTGGCGGCTCAGCCGAAGAAGAAGCTGCCGACTGGATTCGCAGAAATGCCCGCAAGCCGGTCGCAGGCTTCATCGCGGGCGCGACCGCCCCGCCCGGACGACGGATGGGCCACGCAGGGGCCATCGTAAGTGGCGGCAAAGGCACCGCAGCAGCCAAAATTGCCGCGTTCAAGGCGGCGGGCATCGGCGTCGCACCTACGCCGTCCGACATGGCAGACACACTGTTGAAGATGATGTGA
- the sucC gene encoding ADP-forming succinate--CoA ligase subunit beta: MNTHEYQARQLLGQRMVAQPAWEVCETPDAARAIAAQLLADGATIIAIKSQIHAGGRGKGTFKSGFQGGVRICKTAEDVYEKAHAMLGNVLVTRQTGPEGRLVRKLIIALAPDIRKELYLAVLLDRELSRPVVITSTEGGMDIEEVAARTPEKIIKEPIDPALGMMPYQARKLALALGLKGDLIAQAVKVLLGVYKTWWECDASLVEINPLCIVRTREGNEALLAVDAKLSLDDNALYRHPDLQAMRDLAEEAPLETEAGKFNLNYIQLDGNIACLVNGAGLAMATMDIIQHFGGRPANFLDVGGGASQEQVAAAFRIILQDPNVKGILVNIFGGIMDCNVIASGIVAAVKETGLSLPLVVRLEGNNVQAGNRTLAAAGLTIIRADTMAEAARKVVQAVATG; encoded by the coding sequence ATGAACACCCACGAATACCAGGCCAGACAATTGCTGGGCCAGCGCATGGTTGCCCAGCCAGCCTGGGAAGTCTGCGAAACGCCGGACGCTGCCCGGGCTATCGCCGCACAACTGCTAGCCGACGGCGCGACGATTATCGCCATTAAGTCGCAGATTCATGCCGGGGGCCGGGGCAAGGGCACGTTCAAAAGCGGTTTTCAGGGCGGCGTCAGAATCTGCAAGACCGCGGAGGACGTTTACGAGAAGGCTCATGCCATGCTAGGCAATGTGCTGGTCACCAGGCAGACCGGCCCCGAGGGGCGCCTTGTGCGGAAGTTGATCATCGCCTTGGCGCCGGATATCCGGAAGGAGCTTTATCTGGCCGTGTTGCTCGACCGTGAGCTGTCGCGCCCGGTAGTCATCACCAGCACCGAGGGCGGCATGGACATCGAAGAAGTCGCTGCCAGGACGCCGGAGAAGATCATCAAAGAGCCCATAGACCCCGCTCTCGGCATGATGCCCTACCAGGCCCGCAAACTGGCCCTCGCGCTGGGTCTCAAGGGCGATCTAATTGCCCAGGCGGTAAAGGTCTTGCTGGGAGTCTACAAAACCTGGTGGGAATGCGATGCTTCCCTCGTGGAGATCAATCCCCTCTGTATCGTCCGCACTCGCGAAGGCAATGAAGCCTTGCTGGCCGTGGACGCCAAGCTGTCCCTGGACGACAATGCCCTTTACCGGCATCCCGACTTGCAAGCCATGCGTGACCTGGCCGAGGAAGCACCGCTCGAAACCGAGGCCGGCAAGTTCAACCTGAACTACATCCAACTCGACGGCAACATCGCGTGTCTGGTCAACGGTGCCGGCCTGGCCATGGCCACGATGGATATAATCCAGCATTTCGGCGGGCGCCCTGCCAACTTCCTCGACGTCGGCGGCGGCGCCAGCCAGGAACAGGTGGCGGCGGCGTTCCGCATCATTCTGCAGGACCCCAACGTGAAAGGCATCCTGGTCAACATCTTCGGCGGCATCATGGATTGCAACGTGATTGCCTCCGGCATCGTCGCCGCAGTCAAGGAAACCGGTTTGTCCCTCCCGCTGGTAGTCCGGCTCGAAGGCAATAACGTTCAGGCCGGTAACCGGACTCTCGCTGCGGCCGGCCTCACCATCATCCGCGCTGATACGATGGCCGAAGCGGCCCGGAAAGTGGTCCAAGCCGTTGCCACCGGGTAA
- a CDS encoding citrate synthase, whose product MDKIAELKLDGKSCQLPIIAGTEQEHAVDISALRDRTGYITLDDGYGNTGSCQSQITFIDGEQGILRYRGIPIEELAEHSTFIEVAHLIIMGKLPTSAELRRFSDLLTDNEMLDEAMKHHFEGFPAHAHPMAILSAMINAASCFHPELLTDQLRNNFIVQAARLLSKVRTIAAYAYRKSRGLPAIYPKPELKYTANFLHMMYSHPNKDYDLKPEVVKALDLIFLLHADHEQNCSTATVRMVASSRANLFASAAAGVCALWGPLHGGANQAVLEMLQEIHTSGDDGSRFIAAAKDKQSGKRLMGFGHRVYKHYDPRAKIIKKACDDVLAKLHISDPLLDIAKHLEEAALRDSYFIERKLYPNVDFYSGIIMRAIGIPLEMFTVMFAIGRMPGWIANYKEVMDAPTRIYRPRQIYTGPALSHYTPIKDRQ is encoded by the coding sequence ATGGACAAAATCGCAGAACTGAAACTGGATGGGAAGAGCTGCCAACTCCCCATAATCGCAGGAACGGAACAAGAGCACGCCGTGGACATTTCAGCCCTGCGCGATCGAACCGGCTACATCACGCTGGACGATGGCTACGGCAACACCGGCTCCTGCCAAAGCCAGATCACCTTCATTGACGGCGAACAGGGGATTCTGCGCTACCGCGGCATTCCCATCGAGGAACTGGCGGAGCACTCCACCTTCATCGAGGTCGCCCACCTGATCATCATGGGCAAGCTCCCAACCAGCGCCGAACTGCGACGCTTCTCCGATCTGCTGACCGATAACGAAATGTTGGACGAAGCCATGAAGCACCACTTCGAAGGCTTCCCGGCCCACGCCCACCCGATGGCGATTCTGTCGGCGATGATCAACGCCGCCAGTTGTTTCCATCCCGAGTTGCTGACGGACCAACTGCGAAACAACTTCATTGTCCAGGCGGCGCGGTTGCTGTCCAAGGTGCGAACGATCGCGGCGTATGCCTACCGGAAATCGCGCGGGCTGCCCGCCATTTACCCGAAGCCCGAACTCAAGTACACGGCGAACTTCCTGCACATGATGTACTCCCACCCCAACAAGGATTACGATCTGAAGCCGGAGGTAGTTAAGGCGCTGGATCTGATCTTCCTGCTGCACGCCGACCACGAGCAGAATTGCTCGACCGCCACGGTGCGCATGGTGGCTTCCAGCCGCGCCAACCTGTTCGCCAGCGCGGCCGCCGGCGTCTGCGCCCTCTGGGGCCCCTTGCATGGCGGCGCCAACCAGGCCGTGCTCGAGATGCTCCAGGAAATTCACACCTCGGGCGACGACGGCTCCAGGTTCATCGCGGCAGCCAAGGACAAGCAAAGCGGCAAGCGGCTGATGGGCTTTGGCCACCGGGTCTACAAGCACTACGACCCGCGGGCCAAGATCATCAAGAAGGCCTGCGACGACGTCCTGGCCAAGCTCCACATCAGCGATCCCCTGCTGGATATCGCCAAACACCTGGAGGAGGCCGCGCTGCGCGATTCCTACTTCATCGAGCGCAAGCTCTATCCGAATGTGGACTTCTACAGTGGCATTATCATGCGGGCCATAGGGATTCCGCTCGAGATGTTCACGGTGATGTTTGCCATCGGGCGTATGCCGGGCTGGATTGCCAATTACAAGGAAGTCATGGACGCCCCCACGCGCATCTATCGGCCGCGCCAGATCTACACCGGCCCCGCGCTCAGCCACTACACGCCCATCAAAGACCGGCAATGA
- the amrS gene encoding AmmeMemoRadiSam system radical SAM enzyme — translation MHRRRALSRRAAIGLGAAGVAGLAGAASMWDYFTRWRASEAPADIFKGDAPKGEVWELWRKRGWVREGSHYLKLGRNVQCKVCPNNCLLAPGDRSHCRNKVNCDGKLYTLAYANPCTFHVDPVEKKPLFHFLPGSRTFSLATSGCVFRCLNCQNWEISQKKPEETKDPRGAELRMRPPLPSGFSLDQMARLSLFPADAAAVAEALDCPSLSYTYSEPTAFYEYAVDACKAARERKLRNIVVSCGSIEDRAARDLYQLVDAAHVDLKGFDEQVYQKLNSGRLQPILNTLKMLKELGVWFEIINLVVPTYTDDLGLIRRMCGWIAKELGPDQPLHFSRFHPQHKLTYLAPTPVETLVRARDAGRSEGLRYVYIGNVPGLEGAETTWCPNCKKAVVERNIYAVTAVNLADGNCRSCGTRIAGVWA, via the coding sequence ATGCACAGGCGGCGGGCCTTGTCACGCCGGGCGGCCATCGGGCTCGGGGCGGCGGGCGTGGCGGGCTTGGCCGGAGCGGCGTCCATGTGGGATTACTTCACGCGGTGGCGCGCGTCCGAGGCCCCGGCGGACATCTTCAAGGGCGATGCGCCGAAGGGAGAGGTATGGGAGTTGTGGCGCAAGCGCGGCTGGGTGAGGGAGGGCTCTCACTACCTTAAGCTGGGCCGCAACGTCCAGTGCAAGGTGTGCCCGAACAACTGCCTGCTGGCACCCGGCGACCGCAGCCATTGCCGCAACAAGGTGAATTGCGACGGAAAGCTCTACACGCTGGCCTATGCCAACCCCTGCACGTTCCATGTTGATCCGGTGGAGAAGAAGCCGCTGTTTCATTTCCTGCCCGGCAGCCGGACGTTCTCGCTCGCTACCTCCGGCTGTGTGTTCCGCTGCCTGAACTGCCAGAACTGGGAGATTTCGCAGAAGAAGCCGGAGGAGACCAAAGACCCGCGTGGGGCGGAGTTGCGGATGCGACCGCCTCTGCCATCAGGGTTCTCGCTCGACCAGATGGCGCGCCTGAGCCTGTTCCCAGCCGACGCCGCTGCGGTTGCAGAGGCGCTCGACTGCCCATCGCTCTCCTACACCTATTCCGAGCCGACGGCGTTTTACGAATATGCCGTTGACGCCTGCAAGGCGGCGCGGGAGCGCAAGCTTAGGAACATCGTGGTGAGCTGCGGCTCGATCGAGGACCGGGCGGCGCGGGACCTCTATCAATTGGTGGATGCCGCGCACGTGGACCTGAAGGGCTTCGACGAACAGGTTTACCAGAAGCTCAACTCCGGCAGGCTGCAGCCCATTCTGAACACCCTCAAGATGCTCAAGGAACTGGGTGTCTGGTTCGAGATCATCAACCTCGTTGTGCCGACCTACACCGACGACCTGGGCTTGATCCGCCGCATGTGCGGCTGGATCGCCAAGGAACTGGGGCCCGACCAACCGCTGCACTTCTCGCGCTTCCATCCGCAGCACAAGCTGACCTACCTCGCCCCGACGCCGGTCGAGACGCTGGTAAGGGCGCGCGACGCGGGCCGCAGCGAGGGACTGCGGTATGTTTATATCGGCAACGTGCCCGGTCTCGAAGGCGCTGAGACGACTTGGTGTCCGAACTGTAAGAAAGCTGTCGTTGAGCGTAATATTTATGCCGTCACGGCCGTCAACCTGGCCGATGGCAACTGCCGTTCCTGCGGCACCAGGATCGCGGGGGTGTGGGCATAA
- the lnt gene encoding apolipoprotein N-acyltransferase — protein MKQFWASPFPRSRYLIAVLAGLLLAASFPKICFAGLAWVAPALMLAAALGKTGWESFRIGYIAGLAYYLASLYWLLLIPYRWHSIPLGPAAGWLSLSAYLALYPATWVWLLSRRGPFAPTDGQGLRSSAHTEESAKVLGLRSLAHGEGVMARGWTRRTLWAISGAVFWVALEMIVTRLFTGFPWNLLGASQFELTPLIQIASVTGVHGVSFLIVWSSLSLLSAGLMLVLRPTTRSTWAGEIILPVIVVAAVLHFGFRQLARDHAPDRTLKVTLVQPSIPQTLIWDTSRDQQRFRDLIGLSEQALTNRTDLLIWPEAGVPSFARWDTNIYPAITNLVRQHRVWLLLGSDDLGRPTQPAHPDDLEYYNASFLVSPDGEFVSRYIKRKLVIFGEYIPLVRWLPFFKWFTPIGGGFTPGDRPIPFTLTTPDVKASPLICFEDTFPLTAREAADEDSDFLVNLTNNGWFGESAAQWQHAASALFRAVENGRPLIRCSNNGLTGWVDSHGRLRQVFRDAQGTIYGPGFLTIEVPLFSPGQSPPPTPYNRHGDCFGWTCVALTAVILLVRFLRRQRPHRPASNPTKS, from the coding sequence GTGAAGCAATTCTGGGCCAGTCCATTCCCACGCAGTCGTTACTTGATAGCAGTCCTCGCAGGACTCCTTCTGGCCGCCTCGTTTCCCAAAATCTGCTTTGCCGGCCTGGCCTGGGTTGCCCCCGCTCTGATGCTCGCCGCCGCCCTCGGCAAGACCGGCTGGGAGAGCTTCCGAATCGGCTATATCGCCGGCCTGGCCTATTACCTTGCCTCTCTCTACTGGCTGCTCCTGATCCCCTACCGGTGGCATTCAATCCCGCTTGGCCCCGCCGCCGGCTGGCTCTCGTTGAGCGCTTATCTCGCTCTCTACCCGGCCACCTGGGTCTGGCTTCTGTCGCGCAGGGGGCCCTTTGCGCCAACGGACGGCCAGGGACTCCGCTCCTCTGCCCACACAGAAGAGAGCGCCAAGGTACTGGGCCTCCGCTCTCTGGCACACGGCGAAGGGGTCATGGCCCGCGGTTGGACCCGCCGGACCCTCTGGGCCATTTCCGGCGCAGTCTTCTGGGTCGCCCTCGAGATGATCGTCACCCGCCTCTTCACCGGCTTTCCCTGGAACCTCTTAGGGGCCTCTCAATTTGAACTGACTCCCCTGATTCAAATCGCCTCCGTCACCGGCGTACATGGCGTATCGTTCCTCATCGTTTGGTCGTCGCTCTCGCTGCTCTCCGCTGGCCTGATGCTCGTGCTGCGACCTACCACCCGCTCTACCTGGGCCGGCGAGATCATCCTCCCCGTCATTGTGGTGGCTGCCGTTCTGCACTTCGGTTTTCGCCAACTCGCCCGTGACCACGCGCCCGACCGCACTTTGAAGGTCACCCTGGTCCAACCCAGCATCCCACAGACCCTCATCTGGGACACCAGCCGCGACCAGCAGCGATTCCGCGATCTTATCGGCCTTTCCGAACAAGCCCTGACCAACCGCACGGACTTGCTCATTTGGCCCGAGGCCGGCGTCCCCAGCTTCGCCCGCTGGGATACCAACATCTACCCCGCCATCACCAACCTTGTCCGCCAACACCGCGTTTGGCTGCTCCTGGGCTCCGACGATCTCGGCCGCCCCACCCAACCCGCGCATCCCGATGACCTCGAGTACTACAACGCCAGCTTCCTCGTCAGCCCCGATGGCGAATTCGTCTCGCGTTACATCAAGCGCAAGCTTGTCATCTTCGGCGAGTACATCCCCCTGGTCCGCTGGCTGCCCTTCTTCAAATGGTTCACCCCCATCGGCGGCGGTTTCACCCCCGGTGACCGGCCCATCCCCTTCACCCTCACTACCCCCGACGTAAAAGCCTCGCCATTGATCTGTTTCGAGGACACCTTTCCGCTCACCGCCCGCGAGGCCGCCGACGAGGACTCCGACTTCCTCGTCAACCTCACCAACAACGGTTGGTTCGGCGAAAGCGCCGCCCAATGGCAGCACGCCGCCTCTGCCCTCTTTCGCGCCGTCGAGAATGGCCGCCCCCTCATCCGCTGCTCCAACAACGGCCTCACCGGCTGGGTGGACTCCCACGGCCGTTTGCGACAAGTCTTCCGCGACGCCCAAGGCACTATCTACGGTCCCGGCTTCCTGACGATAGAAGTCCCCCTGTTCTCCCCCGGCCAATCGCCCCCACCCACGCCATATAACCGCCACGGCGATTGCTTCGGTTGGACCTGTGTCGCCCTGACCGCCGTAATCCTCCTCGTTCGATTTCTGCGCCGCCAACGCCCCCACCGCCCCGCGTCCAACCCGACCAAATCGTAA
- a CDS encoding chloride channel protein has protein sequence MRAKKVVEEAHAFFLKHWKRALRIRERMRFSEDAFHLLLASGVGVIGGLVNICFYYATEMVRQICLRQPGELVEVAEQMVPWQRVVTPTLGGLCAGLVLYWGLRMAGPLRSSNLLEVIVAGDGRLPLRSGIVKFLSSLVTIGSGGSIGREGGITQLSATFASKWGQLAKWQPYRLRLLVGCGAASGIAAAYNAPISGAVFAALIVMGNFSMSLFAPLVCASVVATMVSRSFFGIEPWYTVPAFELRRVTQLPWFVCLGIVAGGAGAVFLKLLNGAQTVFQKLPMPIYIRLALGGLLVGLIATRFPEVWGNGYVATNRILQGEYGAPVILAGDIAGLESLAVKLKRPARENGVSAYVASQLSPETTVRLSDYRGGADEQLARALAADLNRIIRSGPLYEKQRFTNATLSAKTRRLLTQKAQGADLVRLNRKLLLDVYVEEIPHTHWREAAAAGLLLLAGLVVAKLLATLATVGSGAVGGVFTPTLFLGAGVGATFALALQQLGAGEDFPVAAFAVVGMGSMLSATTRSPLLAMIMVFEISLDYSLMPALMLACVVSMLVARRLHPATIYTEPLRRKGLIVPQEVTASEAAAERTVGDLMRAPVPPVRETATLREIADRFLTGANNFLPVVDGKNQLVGLVALQDLKEYLVAEEEFRGVIAYDVMRSPPSCVTPNQRLVDILPVVLTSEQRNIPVVSTLKENRLVGALPRAQVLGLFSEAIAASSTAEA, from the coding sequence TTGAGGGCTAAAAAGGTTGTTGAAGAGGCGCATGCGTTTTTCCTGAAGCACTGGAAGCGGGCGCTGCGTATCCGGGAGCGGATGCGCTTTAGCGAGGACGCATTTCACTTGTTGCTGGCGAGCGGAGTGGGGGTGATCGGCGGCCTGGTGAACATCTGCTTCTACTACGCGACGGAGATGGTGAGGCAGATATGTCTGCGGCAGCCGGGGGAGCTGGTCGAAGTGGCGGAGCAGATGGTGCCCTGGCAGCGGGTCGTGACGCCGACGCTGGGGGGGCTGTGTGCCGGGCTGGTGCTGTATTGGGGTCTGCGAATGGCGGGGCCGCTGCGATCAAGCAACTTGCTGGAGGTGATCGTGGCGGGGGATGGCCGGCTGCCGTTGCGGAGCGGCATCGTGAAGTTCCTGTCGTCGCTGGTGACGATCGGCTCAGGGGGATCCATTGGTCGAGAGGGAGGCATCACGCAACTATCGGCGACGTTCGCCTCGAAGTGGGGCCAGTTGGCGAAGTGGCAGCCGTATCGGCTGCGGTTGCTGGTGGGGTGCGGGGCGGCGTCCGGGATTGCGGCGGCTTACAATGCGCCGATATCCGGGGCGGTGTTTGCGGCGCTGATCGTGATGGGGAATTTCTCCATGAGCCTGTTTGCGCCGCTGGTCTGCGCATCGGTGGTGGCGACGATGGTGTCACGGAGCTTTTTTGGGATCGAGCCATGGTACACGGTCCCTGCCTTTGAGCTAAGGCGCGTAACACAACTGCCGTGGTTTGTATGCCTGGGAATCGTGGCCGGAGGAGCGGGCGCGGTGTTCCTGAAGCTGCTGAATGGCGCGCAAACGGTTTTCCAGAAACTGCCGATGCCGATTTACATTCGGTTAGCGCTGGGTGGGTTGCTGGTGGGACTGATCGCGACCCGGTTTCCCGAAGTGTGGGGCAATGGCTACGTGGCCACGAACCGGATCTTGCAGGGAGAGTATGGCGCGCCGGTGATTTTGGCGGGGGACATCGCGGGCCTGGAGTCTTTGGCTGTGAAGTTGAAGAGGCCGGCCCGGGAGAATGGCGTTTCCGCGTACGTGGCGTCGCAGCTTTCGCCGGAAACGACTGTTCGGCTGAGTGATTACAGGGGGGGCGCGGACGAGCAGTTAGCGCGTGCGCTGGCGGCCGACCTGAACCGAATCATTCGCAGCGGTCCACTCTACGAGAAACAGCGGTTCACGAACGCTACGCTATCCGCAAAGACGAGGCGGCTGTTGACGCAAAAGGCGCAAGGGGCGGACCTGGTCCGACTGAACCGGAAGCTGCTGCTGGATGTGTATGTGGAGGAAATTCCGCACACACACTGGCGCGAGGCAGCGGCGGCAGGATTGCTGTTGCTCGCGGGATTGGTGGTGGCAAAGCTGTTGGCGACGCTGGCGACCGTGGGATCGGGTGCCGTGGGCGGTGTGTTTACGCCGACGCTATTCCTGGGGGCGGGAGTGGGGGCGACATTTGCCTTGGCGCTGCAGCAACTGGGGGCGGGCGAGGATTTCCCGGTGGCAGCCTTCGCCGTGGTCGGGATGGGAAGCATGTTGTCTGCCACCACGCGCTCGCCGTTGCTGGCCATGATCATGGTGTTTGAAATCTCGCTGGATTACTCGTTGATGCCGGCGTTGATGCTGGCGTGCGTAGTGTCCATGCTGGTGGCCCGGCGGCTGCATCCGGCGACCATTTACACCGAGCCGTTGCGGCGCAAGGGATTGATTGTGCCGCAGGAGGTCACGGCATCGGAAGCAGCCGCCGAACGCACCGTCGGCGATCTGATGCGGGCCCCGGTGCCGCCAGTGCGGGAAACGGCCACGCTGCGCGAAATCGCCGACCGGTTCCTGACGGGGGCCAATAACTTCCTGCCCGTAGTGGATGGGAAGAATCAATTGGTGGGTTTGGTGGCGCTCCAGGATTTGAAGGAATATCTGGTGGCGGAGGAGGAATTTCGCGGGGTGATCGCCTATGACGTTATGCGGTCACCGCCGTCGTGCGTGACTCCCAATCAACGCCTGGTGGACATATTGCCGGTTGTGCTTACGAGCGAGCAGCGAAATATCCCAGTGGTTAGCACGCTCAAGGAAAATCGCTTGGTTGGGGCGCTGCCGCGGGCGCAAGTACTGGGGCTATTCTCAGAGGCCATTGCGGCCAGCAGCACCGCGGAGGCGTAG
- a CDS encoding MraY family glycosyltransferase: protein MSFPFNVYLFAILGAFTTVLVALPLWRKWCLRTGLVDDPGHRKIHDQPIPLAGGLAVMSGLLLPTLLACLALLWLKTGGAATVNPANPSSASGNPPPFVLLDPNSAFLLQYGLGRRATELAGIFLGAFGILLIGWLDDKHELRPATKFAGQFLVAALVAVSGTRITLFIPSPLFSYAVTILWIVTVINAFNFMDNMNGLCAGLGAIGAWHFALIAAADNQYLVGLIAFLTFGALLGFLPYNFPRARAFLGDAGSHLVGYLLAVLAILPHFYTMRHPRLWAVLIPLLVLAIPLMDLVWVVLLRWRIGQPFYQGDTNHLSHRLVRRGLTTTQAVVLIWIAAEALAFLLYFC from the coding sequence GTGAGCTTCCCTTTCAACGTTTATCTCTTCGCCATCCTCGGCGCGTTCACTACGGTCCTGGTGGCCCTGCCCCTCTGGCGCAAGTGGTGCCTTCGCACCGGGTTGGTGGACGACCCTGGCCACCGCAAGATTCACGACCAGCCAATCCCTCTCGCTGGTGGTTTGGCCGTTATGAGCGGTTTGCTCCTGCCAACACTGCTGGCTTGCCTGGCGCTTTTGTGGTTGAAGACCGGAGGCGCGGCAACCGTAAATCCTGCCAATCCCAGCAGCGCCTCGGGGAACCCTCCTCCGTTCGTGCTGTTGGACCCAAACTCTGCCTTTCTGCTCCAATATGGATTGGGCCGCCGCGCGACCGAACTGGCGGGCATCTTCCTGGGAGCTTTTGGCATCCTGCTGATCGGCTGGCTGGACGACAAACACGAACTACGCCCGGCCACCAAATTTGCCGGCCAATTCCTCGTCGCCGCCTTAGTTGCTGTCAGCGGCACTCGCATTACCCTCTTCATCCCGAGTCCTCTATTTAGCTACGCCGTCACTATCCTGTGGATTGTCACCGTGATCAACGCATTCAACTTCATGGACAACATGAACGGCCTCTGTGCCGGCCTTGGCGCTATTGGCGCCTGGCACTTCGCCTTGATCGCCGCCGCGGACAACCAATATCTGGTGGGGCTTATCGCTTTCCTCACTTTCGGCGCGCTGCTCGGCTTTTTGCCCTACAATTTCCCCCGGGCTCGCGCATTTCTCGGTGACGCGGGCAGTCACCTCGTCGGCTACCTGCTGGCCGTTCTTGCCATCCTGCCACATTTCTACACCATGCGCCATCCGCGCCTGTGGGCGGTCTTGATTCCCCTGCTGGTCCTTGCCATCCCATTGATGGATCTGGTTTGGGTCGTCCTGCTCCGTTGGCGCATCGGCCAGCCATTCTACCAAGGCGACACCAACCATCTCTCCCACCGCCTGGTCCGCCGGGGTCTCACCACAACGCAGGCCGTAGTGCTAATCTGGATCGCTGCGGAAGCCTTGGCCTTCCTCCTGTACTTCTGCTGA